Proteins encoded together in one Oharaeibacter diazotrophicus window:
- a CDS encoding DUF2160 domain-containing protein — MDFSWMAWTWPTAIFFVVIATLIAGMGAWEWAVPGGSPRVGILRFETTRGDRLFISLLGSAFVHLAWLGLVGPDLWWATALSVAWAIAVFRLV; from the coding sequence ATGGACTTTTCCTGGATGGCTTGGACGTGGCCGACGGCGATCTTCTTCGTGGTGATCGCGACGCTGATCGCGGGGATGGGCGCGTGGGAGTGGGCGGTGCCGGGTGGCTCGCCGCGGGTCGGGATCCTGCGCTTCGAGACGACGCGCGGCGACCGGCTGTTCATCTCGCTGCTCGGGTCGGCGTTCGTCCACCTCGCCTGGCTCGGCCTCGTCGGGCCGGATCTCTGGTGGGCGACGGCCCTGTCGGTCGCCTGGGCGATCGCGGTGTTCCGCCTCGTGTGA
- a CDS encoding carbohydrate ABC transporter permease, which produces LMTVVNYSVQDTFGNNEFFWAGTQWFEEVLASERFHQALMRNLIFSAIVLAIEIPLGIAVALTMPKKGWGVSACLVTMSLPLLIPWNVVGTIWQVFGRGDIGLFGRAMNAIGWDYNYGQDPFDAWVTVILMDVWHWTSLVVLLAYAGLVSIPDAYYQAAKIDGASRWAVFRYIQFPKMGRVLQIAVLLRFMDSFMIYTEPFVVTGGGPGSSTTFLSIDLVKTAVGQFDLGPAAAMSIIYFLIVLLVSWVFFTVTTHATADKRS; this is translated from the coding sequence CTGATGACGGTGGTCAACTACTCCGTCCAGGACACCTTCGGGAACAACGAGTTCTTCTGGGCGGGGACACAGTGGTTCGAGGAGGTGCTCGCCTCGGAACGCTTCCATCAGGCCCTGATGCGCAACCTGATCTTCTCGGCGATCGTGCTGGCGATCGAGATCCCGCTCGGGATCGCGGTGGCCCTGACGATGCCGAAGAAGGGCTGGGGCGTCTCGGCCTGCCTCGTCACCATGTCGCTGCCGCTCCTGATCCCGTGGAACGTGGTCGGCACGATCTGGCAGGTGTTCGGACGCGGCGACATCGGCCTGTTCGGCCGGGCCATGAACGCGATCGGCTGGGACTACAACTACGGCCAGGATCCGTTCGACGCCTGGGTCACCGTGATCCTGATGGACGTCTGGCACTGGACCAGCCTCGTGGTGCTGCTCGCCTATGCCGGCCTCGTCTCGATCCCGGACGCCTATTATCAGGCGGCCAAGATCGACGGTGCCTCGCGCTGGGCCGTGTTCCGCTACATCCAGTTCCCCAAGATGGGCCGGGTGCTGCAGATTGCCGTGCTGCTGCGGTTCATGGACAGCTTCATGATCTACACCGAGCCCTTCGTCGTCACCGGCGGCGGCCCCGGTTCGTCGACGACGTTCCTGTCGATCGACCTCGTGAAGACCGCCGTCGGCCAGTTCGACCTCGGCCCGGCCGCCGCGATGTCGATCATCTACTTCCTGATCGTGCTGTTGGTGTCCTGGGTGTTCTTCACCGTCACCACCCACGCGACCGCCGACAAGAGGAGCTGA
- a CDS encoding carbohydrate ABC transporter permease, which translates to MTTLTSKAAEGVRPDAGRRAGARSGFRPSALVPVLFVAFLLVPVYWLVALSLKTNEEIMNRFSLLPQAPTLQNFRVIFGDPTWYMTYVNSMTYVVMNMVIAVAVALPAAYAFSRYRFLGDKHLFFWLLTNRMAPPAVFVLPFFQLYSAFGLIDTHIAVAIAHCLFNVPLAVWILEGFMSGVPKEIDETAYVDGYSFPTFFVKIFTPLIASGIGVAAFFCFMFSWVELLIARTLTTTAAKPIAAAMTRTSSATGLDYGVLCAAGVLTIIPGALVIWFVRNYIAKGFALGRV; encoded by the coding sequence ATGACGACGCTCACCTCCAAGGCGGCCGAGGGCGTTCGCCCCGACGCCGGCCGCCGGGCCGGCGCCCGCAGCGGGTTCAGGCCGTCCGCCCTCGTGCCCGTGCTGTTCGTCGCCTTCCTGCTGGTGCCGGTCTACTGGCTGGTCGCACTCAGCCTGAAGACCAACGAAGAGATCATGAACCGGTTCTCCCTGCTGCCGCAGGCGCCGACGCTGCAGAACTTCCGCGTCATCTTCGGCGATCCGACCTGGTACATGACCTACGTCAACTCGATGACCTACGTGGTCATGAACATGGTCATCGCGGTGGCGGTGGCGCTGCCGGCGGCCTACGCCTTCTCGCGCTACCGCTTCCTCGGCGACAAGCACCTGTTCTTCTGGCTGCTGACCAACCGGATGGCGCCGCCGGCGGTCTTTGTGCTGCCGTTCTTCCAGCTCTACTCGGCCTTCGGCCTGATCGACACGCACATCGCGGTCGCGATCGCGCACTGCCTGTTCAACGTGCCGCTGGCGGTGTGGATCCTGGAAGGTTTCATGTCGGGCGTGCCGAAGGAGATCGACGAGACCGCCTATGTCGACGGCTACTCGTTCCCGACGTTCTTCGTGAAGATCTTCACGCCGCTGATCGCGTCCGGCATCGGCGTCGCTGCCTTCTTCTGCTTCATGTTCTCCTGGGTCGAACTGCTGATCGCCCGCACGCTGACGACCACGGCGGCCAAGCCGATCGCGGCGGCGATGACCCGGACCTCCTCGGCGACCGGCCTCGACTACGGCGTCCTCTGTGCCGCCGGTGTGCTGACGATCATCCCGGGCGCGCTCGTGATCTGGTTCGTGCGCAACTACATCGCCAAGGGCTTCGCCCTGGGGAGGGTGTGA